Proteins from one Syntrophorhabdaceae bacterium genomic window:
- a CDS encoding response regulator: MMKESVLNTMRILAVDDEPDVLETLKEEILSVAPDCAIDTATSYEKASELLASWTYDLAIFDIMGVQGFDLLEKATDRPYPVPVVMLTAHALSPESLRKSIELGARAYLPKERLGAVVPFLEDVMTYEYGAAWKRAFKQLEGLFNKAWGPYWRKPDEKFWNEFEQKIAAQRE; encoded by the coding sequence ATGATGAAGGAATCGGTTTTGAACACTATGAGGATTCTGGCCGTGGATGATGAGCCGGACGTTCTTGAAACATTGAAAGAGGAGATATTGTCCGTGGCTCCGGACTGTGCCATCGATACGGCAACCTCGTATGAGAAGGCGAGCGAGCTGCTTGCATCCTGGACGTACGATCTCGCGATTTTCGACATCATGGGCGTCCAGGGCTTCGACCTTCTCGAAAAAGCCACAGATCGACCCTATCCCGTGCCGGTTGTTATGTTGACGGCGCACGCCCTTTCTCCCGAATCACTGAGGAAATCGATCGAGCTTGGGGCCAGGGCTTACCTTCCCAAGGAGAGGCTGGGGGCCGTTGTACCATTTCTGGAAGATGTGATGACCTATGAATATGGCGCCGCCTGGAAGCGTGCTTTCAAACAGCTTGAGGGGCTTTTCAATAAAGCATGGGGACCCTACTGGCGTAAGCCAGACGAGAAGTTCTGGAACGAGTTTGAACAGAAAATCGCCGCCCAGAGGGAGTAA
- a CDS encoding ABC transporter ATP-binding protein, protein MTNGTILTISGLTKQYEDLKAVDHISFSINPGEIVGLLGPNGAGKTTTINMILGILEPTDGAIEMLGKTLKEFRSEISKSVNFAAVYAHMPANLTVRQNLYVFGLLYEIKDLKKTMKRLLTEFDLETFADTKAGLLSSGELSRLNLAKAVMNEPCLLLLDEPTASLDPSISQLIRERIKEYVARTQAAILWTSHNMHEIEAICDRVLFLSHGKILLSGNPRTLPQEHGKTDLEELFITVAREPLRLET, encoded by the coding sequence ATGACGAACGGGACGATTCTTACGATCTCAGGCTTGACAAAACAATACGAAGACTTAAAGGCCGTGGACCACATTTCCTTTTCCATAAATCCTGGAGAGATAGTGGGCCTGTTGGGGCCGAACGGCGCGGGTAAGACTACCACCATTAACATGATCCTCGGTATCCTGGAACCGACCGACGGTGCAATAGAGATGCTGGGGAAAACCCTGAAGGAGTTCAGATCGGAAATCAGCAAGAGCGTCAACTTTGCGGCCGTCTACGCCCATATGCCGGCAAACCTTACGGTCCGGCAAAACCTCTATGTCTTTGGTCTGTTGTACGAAATTAAGGACCTCAAAAAAACCATGAAGCGTCTTCTCACAGAATTCGATCTCGAAACCTTCGCCGATACCAAGGCGGGACTGCTTTCGTCGGGAGAGTTGAGCCGTCTTAACCTGGCCAAGGCCGTAATGAACGAGCCCTGTCTTTTGCTTCTCGACGAACCCACTGCCTCGCTCGATCCAAGCATTTCTCAACTGATTCGCGAGAGAATAAAGGAATATGTCGCGAGGACTCAGGCAGCCATACTCTGGACTTCTCACAACATGCACGAGATTGAGGCCATTTGCGATCGAGTCTTATTCCTTTCGCACGGTAAAATCCTCTTAAGCGGCAATCCCAGAACCCTGCCTCAGGAGCATGGCAAGACCGATCTGGAAGAACTCTTCATAACCGTGGCCAGAGAGCCTCTTCGCCTGGAGACATAA
- a CDS encoding ABC transporter permease, translating to MSISRIKAIFVRQFFLFTGNPTRLVSIFVWLIIDILQWGLISKYLGTLGQATFGFITVILGAVILWGFMTRIQQGIMMAFLEDVWSQNFINFFASPLTIGEYVTGLVLTSIATGLTGFLVTAAMAGAVFGYNILKIGVLLVPFMVILFIFGMAMGIFVSAMIFRLGPSAEWLGWPIPLVLSIFAGVFYPISTLPRTFAIFARLIPPSYVFESIRAVLATGSAPGNITFNLLMGTLLSLAYLLLTARFFIAIYRKNLRNGSIARFNAEAL from the coding sequence ATGAGCATATCAAGAATCAAAGCCATTTTCGTTCGCCAGTTTTTTCTATTCACGGGCAACCCCACACGCCTTGTCAGCATTTTTGTATGGTTGATCATCGATATTCTCCAGTGGGGTCTGATCAGCAAGTATCTTGGCACACTGGGACAGGCGACCTTCGGCTTCATTACCGTAATACTTGGCGCCGTCATCCTCTGGGGATTCATGACGCGAATCCAGCAAGGGATCATGATGGCCTTTCTCGAAGACGTATGGAGTCAGAATTTCATCAATTTCTTTGCCTCACCTCTTACGATCGGGGAATACGTGACGGGCCTTGTGTTAACAAGTATCGCCACCGGCCTTACCGGTTTTCTTGTCACAGCGGCCATGGCGGGAGCGGTATTTGGTTACAACATTCTGAAAATCGGGGTGCTGCTTGTTCCCTTCATGGTCATACTCTTCATTTTTGGCATGGCGATGGGCATCTTCGTCTCGGCCATGATTTTTCGGCTTGGGCCTTCGGCGGAGTGGCTCGGTTGGCCGATCCCTCTGGTGCTTTCCATTTTTGCAGGGGTCTTCTATCCTATCTCGACCCTGCCTCGCACCTTTGCGATCTTCGCGAGGCTCATCCCGCCATCCTATGTGTTCGAAAGCATACGGGCCGTGCTCGCAACAGGGTCAGCCCCGGGCAACATTACTTTTAATCTCTTAATGGGCACACTCCTCTCTCTTGCCTATCTCCTCTTAACGGCCCGTTTCTTCATTGCCATTTACCGCAAGAATTTGAGAAACGGAAGCATCGCTCGGTTCAACGCCGAAGCGCTATAA
- a CDS encoding response regulator, with translation MEKRSILIVDDDEMIRNLLMDFLHDLGYEVVSADSGGDALKKFAPETYDLVISDLVMPDINGIELLKELLKKDSQLLFFLITGYPTLETAVQAIKAGAYDYIVKPFNFDDLRIKVERALMTRHLKSSLKKLSGVLWAVIISVPIWIILGIVLGIVWKHH, from the coding sequence ATGGAGAAGAGAAGTATTCTCATCGTCGATGATGATGAAATGATCAGAAATTTGCTCATGGATTTTTTGCATGATCTCGGATACGAGGTTGTGTCAGCCGACTCCGGGGGAGATGCGTTGAAAAAGTTCGCGCCTGAGACCTATGATCTTGTGATCTCCGATCTCGTTATGCCAGACATAAACGGTATAGAACTCTTGAAAGAGCTTCTCAAGAAGGATAGCCAGTTGCTCTTTTTTCTCATCACCGGATACCCCACCCTGGAAACCGCTGTGCAAGCCATCAAGGCAGGAGCTTACGATTATATCGTCAAACCCTTCAACTTCGACGATCTCAGGATCAAAGTTGAAAGGGCATTGATGACGCGTCATCTCAAATCCTCTCTCAAGAAGTTGAGCGGGGTCTTATGGGCCGTTATCATATCCGTGCCAATATGGATAATCCTCGGCATAGTCCTGGGGATTGTCTGGAAACATCACTGA
- a CDS encoding redoxin domain-containing protein, whose translation MSKLIETGSKAKAFTLKDQDDRECRLSDLTGKKVLLSFHPLAWTSVCAEQMKSLEANKEAFDRLNTVALGLSVDTVPSKNAWAKELGIHNTRLLSDFWPHGKIAKAYGIFREANGFSERANLILDEKQRVVFVKVYPIRELPDIAEILKALA comes from the coding sequence ATGTCAAAGCTAATAGAAACGGGGAGCAAAGCAAAAGCGTTCACGTTAAAAGATCAGGATGATAGGGAATGCAGGCTTTCGGATCTTACAGGAAAGAAGGTACTTCTCTCCTTTCATCCCCTTGCTTGGACCAGCGTCTGCGCGGAACAAATGAAATCGTTGGAGGCGAATAAGGAGGCGTTCGATCGGCTGAATACAGTGGCCCTGGGTCTGAGCGTCGATACCGTGCCTTCCAAGAATGCATGGGCAAAAGAGCTCGGCATTCATAATACCAGGCTGCTTTCCGATTTTTGGCCCCACGGAAAAATAGCCAAGGCATACGGCATATTCAGAGAGGCGAACGGTTTTTCCGAGCGCGCCAATCTCATTCTCGACGAAAAGCAGAGGGTTGTTTTCGTCAAGGTCTATCCCATTCGTGAGTTGCCGGATATAGCGGAGATCCTGAAGGCCCTTGCGTGA
- a CDS encoding radical SAM protein — MEYSQTNTATDTFDFFVQWHLTERCNLTCAHCYQGQDVPLEMSADAIGKTIGTVSDTIRYWSDTYEIPFSTSFSITGGEPFLKGDLASILKKVAGAGFAVSVLTNGTLIDRDKARMLADTPVRGVQVSLEGPEPVHESIRGKKSFSSALKGVRYLTDAGVQVTLNVTLSQLNVDYFTDMIALAGSLSVPYLGFSRLVPFGRGLNLLSGMLTRERIKEVYEEIFSLETPGLEIVTGDPLASQLRHAPPDDREDAFPSGGCAAGVSGMTLLPDGTITPCRRLRIPVGNILKDPLRQVWAASDVLNALRNKGLYKGKCRTCARWSNCRGCRAIAYAWSLSQGRGDLLEEDPQCFIV, encoded by the coding sequence ATGGAATATAGCCAGACAAATACCGCAACAGATACGTTCGATTTTTTCGTACAATGGCATCTTACCGAGCGATGTAACCTCACGTGTGCGCACTGTTACCAGGGACAGGACGTGCCCCTGGAAATGAGCGCAGACGCAATCGGGAAGACCATAGGGACTGTTTCTGACACGATCCGGTACTGGTCAGATACCTATGAAATACCCTTTTCGACGAGTTTCAGTATCACGGGCGGTGAGCCTTTTCTTAAGGGCGACCTCGCGTCAATCCTTAAAAAGGTAGCGGGGGCCGGTTTCGCTGTATCCGTACTGACAAACGGGACCCTGATAGACCGCGATAAGGCCCGCATGCTCGCGGACACGCCCGTCAGAGGGGTACAGGTGAGCCTTGAGGGGCCCGAACCCGTGCATGAATCGATCCGGGGAAAAAAGAGCTTTTCGTCGGCGCTTAAGGGCGTCCGGTATCTGACAGACGCCGGTGTACAGGTCACGCTGAATGTTACGCTTTCTCAACTGAATGTCGATTATTTCACGGACATGATAGCCCTCGCAGGTAGCCTCAGTGTTCCCTATCTCGGTTTCTCACGACTCGTCCCTTTCGGAAGAGGGCTCAATCTGTTATCCGGAATGCTCACGCGAGAACGGATTAAAGAGGTCTATGAGGAGATATTTTCCCTTGAAACCCCTGGTCTCGAAATCGTAACGGGCGATCCACTCGCATCGCAGTTAAGACACGCGCCGCCTGATGACAGGGAGGATGCTTTTCCGTCCGGCGGCTGCGCCGCCGGTGTATCGGGAATGACGTTACTTCCTGACGGAACAATTACGCCATGCAGGAGGCTACGTATCCCCGTGGGTAATATACTGAAAGACCCGCTGAGGCAGGTGTGGGCCGCCTCAGACGTGCTCAATGCCTTGAGAAATAAAGGCCTTTATAAAGGGAAATGCCGCACCTGCGCCCGGTGGTCAAACTGCCGGGGTTGCCGGGCCATCGCCTATGCATGGTCTTTGTCTCAGGGAAGAGGTGATCTGCTCGAAGAAGACCCCCAGTGTTTTATCGTGTGA
- a CDS encoding YkgJ family cysteine cluster protein, translating to MNTDPLKDYMNLRQWVDGEANRLVTMHGGNITCHRGCDGCCVNLTVFPVEFFAIMSEMKRAGVHAEKISFDEIAPCGFLHERICRIYPYRPIICRTHGLPILFIDDSSDEPRWDVSYCELNFSASDETEFTGDMLLDVERINAELNRINRDFIVSVPDKKYQSHTRIPLRELCSAKKGSLRLLNGPHKIEGP from the coding sequence ATGAACACGGACCCCCTGAAGGACTATATGAATCTGCGTCAATGGGTTGATGGCGAAGCAAATCGGCTCGTGACCATGCACGGTGGAAACATAACCTGCCATCGGGGTTGTGATGGATGTTGCGTGAACCTGACGGTCTTTCCCGTCGAGTTCTTTGCCATAATGAGCGAGATGAAACGGGCCGGGGTGCATGCTGAGAAGATATCCTTCGATGAGATTGCTCCCTGCGGTTTTCTCCACGAGAGGATCTGTCGCATCTATCCCTATCGCCCCATCATTTGCCGCACCCATGGACTCCCAATACTTTTCATCGATGATTCTTCCGATGAGCCGCGGTGGGATGTATCATACTGTGAATTGAATTTCTCCGCATCTGACGAGACCGAGTTCACCGGGGACATGCTCCTCGACGTCGAACGGATCAATGCCGAGTTAAACCGGATCAATCGTGATTTTATCGTGTCGGTGCCAGATAAAAAATATCAGAGTCATACGCGAATCCCCTTGAGGGAACTCTGTTCCGCAAAGAAAGGATCCCTTCGGCTCTTGAACGGACCTCATAAGATAGAGGGTCCATGA